In Hevea brasiliensis isolate MT/VB/25A 57/8 unplaced genomic scaffold, ASM3005281v1 Scaf88, whole genome shotgun sequence, the following proteins share a genomic window:
- the LOC131177791 gene encoding iridoid oxidase-like, with protein MAFNVIGNLMLSRDILDSQCKEGYEFFQATGMAAMWAGTPNVADFLPFLKWFDPQGLRRNMSRDMARALKIVEGFVKERLEEYKLGNEEKNNKDFLDTLLEFEGDGKDWHEKIPYERIIIIILEMFFAGSETTSAATEWAMAELLRKPEGMRKVKEELNEVVGENRNVEESDIEKLPYLQAVVKEALRLHPSVPLLVPRNTMQDTNFMGYHIAKDTQVFVNA; from the exons ATGGCATTCAACGTAATTGGTAACCTCATGCTCTCAAGAGACATTTTGGATTCACAGTGCAAAGAAGGGTATGAATTTTTTCAAGCCACAGGAATGGCTGCAATGTGGGCAGGGACGCCAAATGTAGCAGATTTTCTACCATTCTTGAAATGGTTTGATCCACAGGGGTTAAGGAGGAACATGTCGAGAGATATGGCAAGAGCTTTGAAGATTGTTGAAGGGTTTGTGAAAGAGAGGCTTGAGGAATACAAATTAGGGAATGAGGAGAAGAATAATAAGGACTTCCTAGACACTTTGTTGGAATTTGAAGGTGATGGTAAAGATTGGCATGAGAAGATCCCATATGAAAGAATCATTATAATCATATTG gaaaTGTTTTTTGCTGGGTCAGAGACTACAAGTGCAGCAACAGAATGGGCTATGGCAGAGTTACTTCGTAAACCTGAAGGCATGAGAAAGGTTAAAGAAGAACTCAATGAGGTTGTTGGAGAGAATAGAAATGTTGAAGAGAGTGACATAGAGAAATTGCCATATTTGCAAGCTGTTGTAAAGGAAGCACTTCGGTTACATCCCTCAGTTCCTTTACTCGTTCCAAGAAACACAATGCAAGATACAAATTTCATGGGGTACCATATAGCCAAAGATACTCAAGTTTTTGTGAATGCTTGA